The nucleotide window CAAAAACCCGCATCCCACCATGAGAAGCCCGATCGCCATGGACCGCTTCCGGCTGTACAGGTCCGCCACAACCCCCGTGGGAATCTCGAAGAGGAAGACGGACAGCTCCAGGGCAAAACCGGTCATCAGCAGCTGAAAGGCATCCATCTCGACGGTCCGAATGTAATAGACGCCGGCCGCCGTCGACATCAGCGCCATGGAAAGGGCGACGACGGCGCAATACAAAAGGTACATCCGATAGGCAAACGCATTCTTCATCCGGAAATCCCCCTCCTGGTGCTTTCCGAACACGAGGGCGATTTCCATCCCAATACAAAAGGGCACGGACGAACCGGTGTTCATCCATGCCCCGACCGTCAGCCATCAACCGGAAAGGCATTCGGCAACGGTTTTTTCCATCGGAAGGGAGATGGGAAATGCCACCGTGTTCATCGCAAATCGGAAAAAAGGCATGGGAAAGAAACCTGACCTGCGCCAGGTTTTTCCGCTCCTGTTCACTCGTTCTCGGTGTTTAGTGACAGAACACGGTGGGCAAAGACAATCCCCTCATTTCAAAACACAGTTGATATTATCATACACTCCAAACGTTCTTCCGGCAAGGGAAAAAGCGCCGCCCTTCACCCTCCGGCCTCCAAATCCACCGGCAGCTCCTCCTCCAGAACAACCTCTTCCGCCCGGACGCGGCATTTGTAGGCCCGGACCAGCACCCCGCCCTCCGCCGCTTCCCTCAGCTTCCGGGCAAAGGCCGGGTCCCTTTGGGCAAAGGGCTCAAAGCGCGTCGCATTCCCCATCAAAGCGACAAAAACGACGGCGGAGCAGGCTCCGCTTTTTCTTAGCCGAATCAGCTCGTCCAGGTGGCGCCTCCCCCGCTCCGTCGGTGCATCGGGAAAGCGGGCGATCCCATCCTCCTCGTAGGTGACGCCCTTCACTTCCACCCAAGTGCTGCCGCCGATCAAAAAATCCATCCGGCTCCCCTGCCGGCGCACTTCTCCCCGAACCTCCCCGGACAGCCAATCGACGGCTCCCTTTTTCACCGCTTCCGCAAACACCCGGTTGGCCCAGGCGGAAACGATGCAGAACCAGTGTTCCCTTTTCCGGACAAAGGCCAGGCTGTACCGGGTTTTCCGACGGGGGTTGTCCGACTCAAGAAGCATCACCTCGGCACCGGGCAGCAGCAATTCCTTCAGCCTTCCCGTATTGGGAACGTGGACCCGTTCCACCCGATCCCCGAGACGGACCAGCGCTTCAAAGCGATTGGGACGCTCCAGAAAAACGGCCGGAACCTTTTTTCCTTGGACAATCATCCTTATCCCCCTTCTTCCACGGGCCCGAAGGAACAAAAGAAAACCGCCCCGGCCGAAACCTCAACCGGTGCGGAAACAACCTTTTTCCCGTCCGATCCGCGAAGAGGCGTCAAAGTCCGTACAGCTCCCCGTACTTCGACCGGAGATAACGCATGTAGGGCTCGATGGTCATCGGGCCGCCGGTGATCCGTTCCACCAGCTCCGCGGCGGTGAACTTCGACCCGTGCCGGTAGATGTTTTCGGTCAGCCAGCGGCGCAAGGTCCCGAATTCTCCCCGCTCCATTTCGGAAGGAATTTCCGGATGGGCTTTGAGAGCCGCTTCATAAAAGAGACCGCTCAGGACGTTGCCCAGGGTGTATCCCTGAAACATCCCGCCGATCATTTCCTGGTACCAGTGCATATCCTGAAGGACGCCGGTCCTGTCGTCAGGCGGCTCGATTCCCAGGTCGGCCTTCATCCGCTCCCGCCACGCCTCCGGCAGGTCCCGGACCGCAAGCCGCCCCTCCAGGAGATCCAGCTCGAAATCGAAGCGCATGATCACGTGCAGATTGTAGGTCACCTCATCGGCATCGGTCCGAATGAGGGAGCGCTCCACCTTGTTGATGGCCCGGTAGAAGGTGTCCAGATCGACGGAGCCCAATTCGCCGGGGAAAACCTTCTGAAGGCGGGGATAAAAGTAGTTCCAGAATTCCCGGCTTCTTCCGACGATGTTTTCCCACAGCCGGGACTGGCTTTCGTGCACGCCGGAGGATGCGCCCTCCGCCAGGGGGGTTCCCTCGTAATCCCGGTTGATCCCCTGCTCATACATCGCGTGACCCGCCTCGTGGATGGTGCTGAACAGGGCCTCCCTCAGGTCATCTTCCTTCACCCGGGTGGTGATCCGCACATCTCCCAGGGAAAACTTGATCATGAAGGGATGCGCCGTCAGATCCTGCCGTCCCCGGTCCAGGTCGTAACCGAGGCGCTTGATTACCTCGAGGCCGAACGCCAGCTGTTTGTCCCGGGGAAAGGTTTGCCGGACGCAGGCATCCGAAACGGCGGGCTTTTCGGTGATCGCCTCCACCAGGGGGATGAGTTGCCGGCGCAGTTCGGCAAACAGAGGGCGAATCACGCTCACGGGCATGCCGGGATCGCTGAAATCGATGAGCGGATCGGCAATATGTTCATATCCCGGGAAGAATTCGGCGAGCCTCCGGCTGTACTCCAGGGTTTTCTCCAGATTGGGCCGGGCGACCTCGAAGTCGTTTTCCTCCCGGGCCCGCATCCACACTTGGTACGAATCGGACTGGTGCTTGTAAAACTCCGAAATGAAATCGGACGGGATCTTGACCGCCTTCTCATACTTCCGCCGCGTGGCCCGGATCAGTCCGGCCTCGTCGGAATCGGCCGGAAGCTCCTTTTCATACTCCCGCAGATCCTCCAGCAGCTGCCCTACGGCCGGATCCGTCAGCTTTTCGTGGGAAATCCTTCCCAGGGTCGCCAATTGGCGGGCCCGCGCCTCGCCGCCTCCCGAAGGCATGTAAGTGGCCTGGTCCCAAAACGCGAGGGATAAAATGGCTTCCAAATCATTGATTTCCTGCACGCGCCTCCGCAGTTGCGCCAGTTTCTCTTTCACGGAATGCCTCCTCCACTGCTTAAAGTCTGAAAGAAAAGTCCCGGGGATCTCCCGCAAAAAAGAATATGCGGAAAGCCCAGGGAAATTGTTCCGTGGCGGGAATTTCCCCTCTATCGCCGGGCAAGTCCCCGAGGGAAAGAAAATCCCCTTTCACAGGGGTTCCATCTCTAGTCTCTTTTCAACGGGGGTGAGAAAATCCCCTCTTCTCCCGCCCAATAAATCGGACGGAAGGAGCTAGGTGCGAATCGCCCCTTCACACCCGGGGCAGCGTGATTCCCCGCTGATGCTGGTATTTGCCCTGCTTGGCCCGGTATGAAACCTCGCAGGGTTCATCGCTCTCGAAGAAAAGAACCTGACACAAGCCCTCGTTGGCGTAAATCTTGGCGGGCAAAGGGGTGGTGTTGGAAATCTCCAGCGTGACGTATCCCTCCCATCCCGGCTCAAAGGGGGTCACGTTGGTGATGATCCCGCAGCGGGCGTAAGTCGATTTTCCGACGCAGACGGCGAGAACGTTTTCCGGAATGCGGAAATATTCCACGGAACGGGCCAAGGCAAAGGAGTTGGGGGGGATGATGCACACATCTCCCTTGAAATCGACGAAGGAATTGGAATCGATGTTCTTCGGATCGATGACGGTATGAAGGGCGTTGTGAAAAATCTTGAATTCGTCGGCGACGCGCAGATCATAGCCGTAACTGCTCAATCCGTAGCTGACGGCTTCTCCCTTGCCCACGTTCCGATCGACAAACGGCTCGATCATCCCGTGTTCCAGAGCCATCTTGCGGATCCACTTGTCCGATTTGATCGTCATTGTCCGATGCTCCTTTTCAACCCTTTTTCTCCCCCATTGTACAACATGTCCGGAAATGCGTCATGATGCCTCCCAAAACCCGGACGGAAAAAACCGGACGCTTTCCTCCGAAAAGCCGGAAGGGGGAAAGGCGGCCGCGGCCCTTCCTTTTCTTGCGCGCAGGGCTCTGCGGAAGCGGCAGGATCTATGCTCCCCAAGAAAAAACGCCCGTCTTCCGACAGGCGAAATCAGCTTTTGGCGGGCACGGGATTTTCATCCACCGCCCAGGACAAACATCTTTTTTTCCGACAGCGCTTCGGCCAGGTCGGCGATCAGGTCCTCGGCGCTTTCCAAACCGACCGAGAGGCGGAGAAGTCCGTCGGTGATGCCCCGGCGCTCCCGTTCCTCCCGGGGCATCGACGCATGGGACATCGTGGCCGGATGGGACAGGATGCTTTCCACCGCTCCCAGGCTGACGGCAACCAGGGGAAGGGTCACCCTTTTCAGAACCTGCATGGCCCTCTCCCGGCTCCCCACGTCGAAGGAGAGGACCGCCCCGTTGCCCCGGGCCTGTTTGGCCTGCAGGCGGTACCCGGGATGCCCGGGCAGACCGGTGTAATACACCCGTCGGACCGCCGGGTGATCCGCGAGCCATTCGGCGATCCGCGCCGCGCTCCTCGCAGAGACATCCATCCGGGCCTTCAGGGTTTTCATTCCCCGAAGCAGCAACCAGGCATCCTGCACCCCCAAAACGGCTCCGACGGTGTTTTGCAGCGCTCCGATCCGTTCCGCCAGTTCCTCCCCCTTGGCCACCACCAGACCGGCCACCACGTCGCTGTGGCCTCCGAGAAATTTGGTGGCGCTGTGCACCACGATGTCCGCTCCGAGCTCCAGCGGCGTCTGGTAATAGGGGGTCAAAAAGGTGTTGTCGACGATCAGGATCAGGCCGCGGGAGCGGGCGATGGCAGCCGCCCCGGCCAAGTCGGTCACCTTCAGGGTGGGATTGGAGGGCGTCTCGACGAACAGTCCCCGGGTTTCCGGCCGGATCGCCGCTTCCACCTGCTTCAAATCGGTGGTGTCCACAAAGGTGCAGGAGATCCCCAGGCGGGAGAGAACCTGGGTGAGCACCCGGTAGGTTCCCCCGTACACATCCCGGGACACGACGAGATGATCGCCGGAGGAAAACAGCAGGAACACCGTGGAAATCGCGGCCATTCCCGAGGAGAAGGCGAACCCCCGGACGCCCCCCTCCAACTCCGCGATGGTCCTCTCCAGAGCGAGCCGGGTCGGATTGCCGGAACGGGCGTAATCGAACCGGCCCGGCCGGTCCGGATCGGACTGATGATAGGTGGAAGCCAGGTAGACCGGGATGCTGGCCGCCCCGGTATGGGGATCGATCTCATTGCCGTTGTGAAGAAGCCGGGTTCCGAACTCCACCGGTTCCTCCTCCTCTCACGATCCTTTCCGCCCGGGCCAAAGCCTGGTTCACGTCCTCGATCAGGTCCTTCGGATGCTCGATGCCGACGGAAAGGCGCAGCAGCCGGTCGCAGATTCCCATGGACCGCCGCCTTTCCTCGGGCAGGTCCGCATGGGTCTGGGTGGCGGGATAGGTGATGAGGCTTTCCACACCGCCCAGGCTCTCCGCAAAGGAGATCAGCCGGAGGGACCGGAGAAAGGGGGCCACCAGACCGGCATCCTTCACCCGAAAGGAAATCATTCCCCCGAAACCGGCCGCCTGGGAGCTCTGCACCGCCGCCGCCTCCGGATCAAAGGCGGGATAAAACACCTGCTCCACGAGCGGATGCTCCGCCAGGGCACCGGCCAAGGCTTCCGCGTTGCTCTGATGGCGCTCCATCCGGAGCGCCAGGGTCTTCATCCCCCTCATCAGCAACCAGGCGTCCTGGGGGGCGAGCACCGCGCCGATGGAGTTGTGAAGGAAGCGCATCTTCTCGGTCAGTTCCTCCCCCTTGGTCACGATCAGGCCCGCCAGCACGTCGTTGTGGCCGCCCAGATACTTGGTGGCGCTGTGGATGACGATGTCCGCCCCCAGGGCGAGCGGCCGCTGCAGATAGGGGGTCATGAGGGTGTTGTCGACGATCAGAATCAATCCGTGGCGCCGGGCCGCTGCGGCCAGGGCGCGGAGATCGGCCACCTGCAGCAACGGGTTGGTCGGCGTTTCCACGAACAGGGCTTTGGTTTGGGGGCGGATCGCCCTCCGGACGGCGGAGAGGTCCCGCATGTCCACATAGCTGAAGGACAGGCCGTATCTCGCGAGCACCTGTTCAAACAGCCGGTAGGTCCCGCCGTACAGATCCAGGGAAACGACCAGGTGATCCCCCCGGGAAAACAGGCCCATGACCGTCTGGATCGCCGCCATCCCCGAACTGCAGGCAAAACCGGCGTCTCCCCCTTCCAGGGCGGCGATCGCCTCTTCCAACACATCCCGGGTGGGATTGGCCGTCCGGGCATAGTCGTAACCGGTGCTTTCCCCGAGGGCGGGATGGCGGTAGGCCGTCGCGTGGTAGACGGGATAACTGACTGCTCCGGTGCCTTCATCCTTCCGGGTTCCGATTTGCGCCAATCGGGAGTCGAGATGCACGCCGATCCCTCCCAGATGTGTGTGCATGTCCAAAAACGGCCGGACAGCCGCGGCTTCTTCCCTGAACCCTGCTCCGGGTCAGACCCCCACCGCGCTCTGGCTCTTTTTCAGCGCCTGGTCCAGGTCATCGATCAAATCCTCCACCGCTTCCGTGCCCACCGACAGGCGGACCAGATCCGGCGTCACCCCGGTGGACAACTGTTCCTCGGGCGTCAGTTGCTGGTGAGTGGTGCTGGCCGGATGAATCACCAGGGATTTGGAATCGCCGACGTTTGCCAGGTGGGAGAACAGCTTCAGGCTTTCGATCAGTTTCTTCCCGGCCTCCAAGCCTCCCCGGATACCGAAGGTGAGAATGGCGCCTTGTCCCTTGGGCAGGTATTTCTTCGCCAATTCATGGGACGGATGGTCCTCCAACCCCGGATAGCTGACCCATTCCACCGCGTCGTGCTCCCGGAGGTAGCGGGCGATTTTCAGCGCGTTTTCGCTGTGCCGCTCCATCCGCAGGTGGAGCGTTTCAAGCCCCTGCAGGAACAGGAAGGCGTTGAAGGGCGACAGGGCCGCGCCAATGTCCCGCAACAGTTGTACCCGGGCCTTGATGATGTAGGCCATGGGACCCACCGCTTCGGTGTAGGACACGCCGTGATAGCTGGGATCCGGTTCCGTCAATTCGGGGAACTTGCCGTTCGTCCAATCAAACTTCCCCGAATCGACGATCACGCCCCCGATGGACGTTCCGTGGCCGCCGATGAATTTGGTCGCGGAGTGAACGACGATGTCCGCCCCGTAATCAAAGGGCCGGCACAGGTGCGGGGTTGCGAAGGTGTTGTCGACGATCAGGGGAATCCCCGCTTCATGGGCGATGGCAGCCACCGTCTCCAGATCGAGCACATCCAACTTGGGATTGCCGATGATCTCCCCGAAGACG belongs to Planifilum fulgidum and includes:
- a CDS encoding carboxypeptidase M32, with product MKEKLAQLRRRVQEINDLEAILSLAFWDQATYMPSGGGEARARQLATLGRISHEKLTDPAVGQLLEDLREYEKELPADSDEAGLIRATRRKYEKAVKIPSDFISEFYKHQSDSYQVWMRAREENDFEVARPNLEKTLEYSRRLAEFFPGYEHIADPLIDFSDPGMPVSVIRPLFAELRRQLIPLVEAITEKPAVSDACVRQTFPRDKQLAFGLEVIKRLGYDLDRGRQDLTAHPFMIKFSLGDVRITTRVKEDDLREALFSTIHEAGHAMYEQGINRDYEGTPLAEGASSGVHESQSRLWENIVGRSREFWNYFYPRLQKVFPGELGSVDLDTFYRAINKVERSLIRTDADEVTYNLHVIMRFDFELDLLEGRLAVRDLPEAWRERMKADLGIEPPDDRTGVLQDMHWYQEMIGGMFQGYTLGNVLSGLFYEAALKAHPEIPSEMERGEFGTLRRWLTENIYRHGSKFTAAELVERITGGPMTIEPYMRYLRSKYGELYGL
- the sfsA gene encoding DNA/RNA nuclease SfsA, whose protein sequence is MIVQGKKVPAVFLERPNRFEALVRLGDRVERVHVPNTGRLKELLLPGAEVMLLESDNPRRKTRYSLAFVRKREHWFCIVSAWANRVFAEAVKKGAVDWLSGEVRGEVRRQGSRMDFLIGGSTWVEVKGVTYEEDGIARFPDAPTERGRRHLDELIRLRKSGACSAVVFVALMGNATRFEPFAQRDPAFARKLREAAEGGVLVRAYKCRVRAEEVVLEEELPVDLEAGG
- a CDS encoding aminotransferase class I/II-fold pyridoxal phosphate-dependent enzyme, which translates into the protein MHLDSRLAQIGTRKDEGTGAVSYPVYHATAYRHPALGESTGYDYARTANPTRDVLEEAIAALEGGDAGFACSSGMAAIQTVMGLFSRGDHLVVSLDLYGGTYRLFEQVLARYGLSFSYVDMRDLSAVRRAIRPQTKALFVETPTNPLLQVADLRALAAAARRHGLILIVDNTLMTPYLQRPLALGADIVIHSATKYLGGHNDVLAGLIVTKGEELTEKMRFLHNSIGAVLAPQDAWLLMRGMKTLALRMERHQSNAEALAGALAEHPLVEQVFYPAFDPEAAAVQSSQAAGFGGMISFRVKDAGLVAPFLRSLRLISFAESLGGVESLITYPATQTHADLPEERRRSMGICDRLLRLSVGIEHPKDLIEDVNQALARAERIVRGGGTGGVRNPASSQRQ
- the dcd gene encoding dCTP deaminase, which codes for MTIKSDKWIRKMALEHGMIEPFVDRNVGKGEAVSYGLSSYGYDLRVADEFKIFHNALHTVIDPKNIDSNSFVDFKGDVCIIPPNSFALARSVEYFRIPENVLAVCVGKSTYARCGIITNVTPFEPGWEGYVTLEISNTTPLPAKIYANEGLCQVLFFESDEPCEVSYRAKQGKYQHQRGITLPRV
- a CDS encoding trans-sulfuration enzyme family protein; translated protein: MEFGTRLLHNGNEIDPHTGAASIPVYLASTYHQSDPDRPGRFDYARSGNPTRLALERTIAELEGGVRGFAFSSGMAAISTVFLLFSSGDHLVVSRDVYGGTYRVLTQVLSRLGISCTFVDTTDLKQVEAAIRPETRGLFVETPSNPTLKVTDLAGAAAIARSRGLILIVDNTFLTPYYQTPLELGADIVVHSATKFLGGHSDVVAGLVVAKGEELAERIGALQNTVGAVLGVQDAWLLLRGMKTLKARMDVSARSAARIAEWLADHPAVRRVYYTGLPGHPGYRLQAKQARGNGAVLSFDVGSRERAMQVLKRVTLPLVAVSLGAVESILSHPATMSHASMPREERERRGITDGLLRLSVGLESAEDLIADLAEALSEKKMFVLGGG
- a CDS encoding homocysteine synthase, which translates into the protein MAEERQYRPETLAVHGGQEPDPTTLSRAVPIYQTTSYVFRDTEHAANLFALKEFGNIYTRIMNPTQDVFEKRIAALEGGVGALATASGQAAITYSILNIAKAGDEIVSSSSLYGGTYNLFHYTLPKLGIKVKFVDPSDPENFRRAITDRTRAVFGEIIGNPKLDVLDLETVAAIAHEAGIPLIVDNTFATPHLCRPFDYGADIVVHSATKFIGGHGTSIGGVIVDSGKFDWTNGKFPELTEPDPSYHGVSYTEAVGPMAYIIKARVQLLRDIGAALSPFNAFLFLQGLETLHLRMERHSENALKIARYLREHDAVEWVSYPGLEDHPSHELAKKYLPKGQGAILTFGIRGGLEAGKKLIESLKLFSHLANVGDSKSLVIHPASTTHQQLTPEEQLSTGVTPDLVRLSVGTEAVEDLIDDLDQALKKSQSAVGV